A segment of the Lycium barbarum isolate Lr01 chromosome 7, ASM1917538v2, whole genome shotgun sequence genome:
gatgttGATCTTTAATGGCGACTAAAATAGTCCTTTTTTTTTCAGCGGACTTTTAGTGGCGACTTTAGTCGCCACAAAATGCCATTTTTTTGAAGGATTTTTTACTCATTGTAGTTTCTTTTAAGacataattattaatattaactacccttttatttaattatatttattatctaattaacttttctaaattacaattgttagctatatcaaaaatacatacccaaatgcatatatctttcttttttcccaatCACAACCcttttcagatttttcatttctcaaaaccctaaaaaaatcTCTCTCTCCTTCTCTCAACCACCATCACCATGGTCGCGccgcccctctctctcttctccctccccctctgtgctcacccctctctctctctctctctctctctctcttttcactctATCCGGTGATCAGCGGGTATTTGAGTGGCCTGAGATGGCATACGATGCAGACGGAGGCGATGAAGAAGAAGATGCAGACGGCGATGGCACAAATTTGGCCGTGTGTATTTTTGGTGGTGGTGGCGATGGCACTGATTTTGAGATGGCGGCGGAGAAGACGACGTGGAGGTGGAGAATTTggggtttttggtggtggtggtgtctcagattaggattttggtggtggtggagagattagggtttttggcGGTAATGGTGTCTCAGATCTGACCGtgtgtattttttgtatttttgtgtgtatttgttaaaagccaaatacaaatacattaaaaaaatctacatctcacaaatacactattttttaatgtatttgtctttgtattttttgagtgtattttgttaatagccaaacactgtttttgaatgtatttgaatttttttgtcttgtatctgaatgtatttgttgaaatccattcaaatatacgaaaatttgaatgtatttgccttcatatgtagttggaatgtacacaatgtatttgaaatacataaaaaaaagccattgaaatacatcaaaaaaaaaaaaactaaaatacattaaaaaaaccactgaaatacataaaaaaaaagacacgaaaatacattaaaaaatcattgaaatacatcaaagcaaaaaaaaaatcactaaaatacatcaaaaaatatatatattaatatctaatttaatagcttCCCTgttaaaggctaaaatcaaggatcttgtttttttttaccgtgttctcatgtatttgttggcaacaaatacacgCGAAAACGTATACTATTTTGccaaaatgtagctacaaatgaaAATATTTAAAAAGGTAACTACAAATGATAGGAAGTTACAATAAAGTCACTTGAGTAATTTTACCTGTTTTTAAAGGCGATTGGGCTGCTGGACCGGCCAGCCCTTGGGAATGGTTAGGGCCGGCCGGCTAGCTCACGGTATTAGGCCCAAATGTGAGATTACTTTGGCGTGTTGGCCATTGTATGTCTTTTtcccaataattaaattaaatccgATTCGGTAAGCCATCTTATCCCATTTAAACATGTCCATGCGGATCTGTTCTAATTATAAATTgatttattttcttttacttaATTCGAATTTTGACGAACTGTACGTAGACAAGCTTAGAGTTATTTAAGAAGTTTGCGCACTTGTGCTCTAATTTAATTTAGATTTCAACACCTACCAAATGCGTCAGATGAGCTTCCAAATTAGGAATCAAAACTAGTAGTTTAAAATCAGTGAGACATCTTCGTGTTTCCGAATTAGAATAAGTTATTGTCACCGCCCAAGACCGTGACACAGATTATTCGCTTTAGGTCAACAGATCTCATGGATTTGTCCCTTAGGCTACACCATTATTGAGCTCAAAATGTGTCTTACCATGAGAACTTTTGTTATGCCTTATACGTCTCTTCACTTCCCTCTTCCATTCTAATGTGAAATTCGCCTAAAGTGTAATATGCACTCCATATCTAAATTAAGCTTGTCAGCCTAGAAATCTATCAGTCCTTCTTGATCTTTTACCTGTCCTCGTCGGCCCGCTCTCAGTATATGGGCGGCACATTCACCCCCTGTTAATTAGGGACGCAATGTTCTCGCTGAGATTTGTCTCACCATCACATTGAGGgagatttgtcacgacccaagcccaGGGTGGAGAGGGGTCCGACGAGGGCAGGTGCAAAGAGAAAGACTGACAAACTTCTAGACGAGTAAGCTTCTAAAGATGGGGCGCCGCATGTTACACATCTTAAGCGAATCCCACTTGGAAATGAAAGAGGAAAATAATGAAGAGCTGTATAAAACATAACACAGGTTCACATATGGTACACACGTTTTTAGGCTTGGTGAAACGATGTAGCACAAGGGATGAATCTATGAGGCCCGTTGGACCAAAACGAACAATACGTCCCATGGACTTAGATTGTGATAGTTGTATCCACTGACAGTATAGAACTTTTTATACACGAATTAAAATTACAATTTAACCTAATGTAgcgtatatatattatttatccTATCTTTCAATTTATCGATCAAATAACCATGTTTGTTTACTTGTTAATTCAGATAACTTGGTATAAAGAAGATATTATACACTGTCAATGCTAATTTAAACTCATTAATTAAAGGGACTAGTTACTCCATTATTTGGGGCAGGTATATATTGGAGTTGTATTCAAATATCGTTCAATGATGTGTTAATGTGACATGCATCTCGATTCATGTGATTTTACTTCCATCTTTATCTAATTACATGTGGGGACAGGTTGTTTATAAGTTAAAAATAGAGTTTCTTATTgactttttttaaaacaaaattaagcCGCCTTGGAATGGCGGGGGTTTTGGCATGGACCCTGCCCTGTTTATTAAAATGCAGATTTTTTTATTGTCATTATGTGAATAATACAATTTAGTAAAactaataaaaatatatcatGCCGGTGGTTCTGTTTAATTCACTTCTAATTATAGAGTTCTATATCTAGCTTTCAAATAATGCTGAAAAAATTATTGCCAGTTTTGTCATTATCAAAACTTTTGTCCAGTTGTCTGATTATTAGTGTTCCCCATGCAGTAATGTAGTTTATTAGAAAACGAATATAGATCATGAAATACTTCTATATTATATCACAAAGATTAGTCTAATTGCATTCTTTGTAATGACCATCCAAATTTTATTGCTCAACTGACATTTTAGATCTGATTGATTCTTAGTGAGCCCCATAAAAGATTCCTATTTATTTGACCAAAAGAAAAAGATTCTTTATAACATGGACGCGCGTATTATATCCTACCATTTTTCATTTTTAGTGAGGGTACATACTCATACATCTTACAAGATAATgtaaaaaattatattaaaaagtaATTATACACCCTTATGAAGGTTTGGCTTTATCACATTCAGATGCAGTATGATTTTGAATGAATAATGATACAACTATGTGAATATTAGAGTATTCTTATTGATTCAAGAAGTGATAGAACTCTTGTATTTTACAGCTCGATTCATAACGTTCCATTTTCGACCGAATTCATGTGTAGAGTTGTTTATAGCTAGGTAAAAAAAAGATGAAATGTATATTTGATTGTCATAGGTAGATAATACGATTTAGTaattgataagaaattattatgtGATGTTCCTGGTGCCTACataccttaaaaaaaaaacattttcgaGCAGCCGACCAAGATTGAACAATGAAGTAGTTGTGCCAGTCATAAAATTGGTGGAAGAATATGTTGCGTAAGATTCCGAAAACTAAAACATATTTTAAATTTAGGTTGCAAGTGTCCATAAAACAAACTTGGTTAGATTACGTTTTATGtctatttttaaaaatatgtatGCCACTCATGTAGCTTGTACTTTGAGTTTGTTACCCGATTTATCTTATTtatgtgtataaacaccttttatatactattatacactttatacaaggttgatacaatatgtataatgctttctcatatataatgttgtataatattgtatacttgGCAATGTGGCGTAACAAATTTCAAAAGCGATATATTTCTGAAACACTACTAAATTAGGCATCTATAGCTATAAATTCTCAGCTATGAATTTGAAAATCGTGGCTAATACTTAACAATAGCCACAATAATTAAAATTTCATGGCTATTTATAACTTCGTAAAATTTCTTAGCTACAAAATTCACATGGCAAAGCTAATCCCTCATTTTTGCAATAGTTGTCAACTATCGTAGCAATAACTACCCAAGTAGCTACGAATTTATTGCTACAATAAACGCCGTAGCTAAATCACATGTTTTTGCCATGCTTTTGAAGTTACTATAGCAATAGTAATCTCATAGCCACAAAAAATTACTTGAAACAAAATATTATAGCTAAATAGATATTTTTGCTTCAAAATAATTACCCAAATAGCTACAAATTTATTACTACAATACAACGTTGTTGCTAAATTGTATGTTTTTGCCAAGCGTTTGAAGTTACCATAGCAGTAGTAATCTTACAGCCACAAAATTACTAAAAAAAGATATTATAGCTAAATTGATATATTTTTGCTTCAAACTATAAAAATGCAAGCAATAACTATTCTAATAGCTACAAACTTATTGCTACAATAAAATTTCCTAACAAATAATATGTTTTTGAAGTTACTGTAGCAACAGTGATCTTTTTAGCCACAAAAATTTACTTGAAGCAAAATAACGCAGTTAAACTGATCTTTTTGCTTCAAGTTGTAAAAATCAGTGGAAATAATTCTTCATAGCTACGATAAAATTTTATAGCTAACTATAAGTTTTTGTTACACATTTCAAGTTATTTTAGCTAAATATATTTACGTcatgttataaaaaaaaatagcaataTTAGGATAATAACTACAATTATTTTTATGATAAAATGATATATCTGCTATCtaataaattaattgaataaaTATTTTTGCTTTGGTTACAAAAAATCATGACATCAATTTATCCAAGAAAATTTCTAAATGCTTATTTTAGAGTTTAGAGTTTTCTTATATATCTAAATGCTTATTTTTATAAAAGTACTCATATTATGAAAACTTTAATAATTTGTAGATATATTTATGCATGTATGGTCCTTAGTTATTTTGAATAAGTTCCTAAAGTAATTTAATATATCTAAACACTTATATTTAAATAAATACTCGTATACAGAAGAATTTTGTGGTAATTTTAGTCCTTTTAGTTTTGACAAATAAGCACAAGCTCAGAATATTTAGAGGAACACGCTAACActacaaaaaggaaaataaataaatttactgAATATGGCATTTTGTAAGTAATTAGCTAGATAAAATTCTAATTTTggcaataaaatgaaaaatatatatttaaaatagttaTGAATTATCAACGAAAAATGAAATTTGTCACCAATTTTGGTGCTAACATTTAATTATAGTCTTGATTCAAATTTCTGAAGAAAAGTATTTCCAAACAATCTTTGAAAAAAATACTTCTGAGTAGATTTCTCCAATACTTTTTAAATGCCTACACGCCACTATTATTCATTGTTTTTATCTATTTATACGTGatcaataaaaaaatataaacaatCCAACCAACATCAGTAGGTACGGTCTGACAAGTGACTGAACCATGCATTTTTATGAGCGAATTCAACGAAAAATACAAAATGCCATGTTAAATATTTGATTAAAAACAATTTGAACCCCCATTTAACTGCTTCTGGgctttaaaattatattttattaacTTACAAGGTAAAGCACACATTTGACTGGAAGATTGGTTTGGACTGTATATGTACTTTGCATTACagttcatccaaaaaaaaaaaaatggtggggCTAGACCAAACGGACGTTTGGTATTGGCCGTCTAGAAAACTTGTAAGTCCCAGAAACAACCCCTTTTGGGTTGTCCCATTTTTAAAATGCCCTTTTGGTTTATTTCATTGAAAAAAATGCCTTTTCGATATTCACTCCATAGCACGATCGTCTCAACAATCaataacgacaacaacaacatcataataaATATTCTCCCAATTTACTTGACTCTCTAATTCATTTTTAGTCCATCTCAAAATTAAAAAATGATTCCTTTTTataacccgtttggccatgagaatttttcacttttttcaggattttttttaatttatttaaaaattagCGTTTGGCcaattaaacaatattcattttttttcattttcagtacattcaaacaatcaaatattctttgtaaaaactataaccaaacacaactcatcttcaaactccaacttcaaaattccaaataaagtgaaaagcatttggttttcatggccaaacgccgaCTATATTAAGTAACAATTCAACGTTAAACTTCCTATTTTACCCACCCTTAAggaaatgatttatagtcacacaaatatctatgacatATTTTACACCATAATTTTCAAATCatttgtgcatatgtatatgcatgtaaaAATCAATTATCATAGACTGATCATCCTTCACGAGTCACTACTAGCCTATCAATTATCATAGACCTATTTACTCACTTCCgttttctttttactttttttttttaattatatttgccCAGATTTTGTACCACGTGGTTGGGGTTCTTAGCATGTActttctttgtttcaatttatgtgaatctattacTATTATTTAAGGAGTCTATGAGGTGGTAGTTTGACCACATTTTTCttacattttttctaaattatttgaattataaattatcaagACTTATTGTACTTTTTTTATAgcttctaaatatataaatttatttCTACAAACTCGAAGaatctatgtcaaaatttacTGTTAAAGTTACAAAGTTTGACTTTCGTACTTCGAAAAGATTCACATAAATTTAAACAAAGGGAGTATTTACAATAAATTGGCTGTTACATGAAAAGACATTTTCATAGTTACTTAAAAAGGTATTTACTGTAAATTTAAAGTTATAACAATGCAAATAATTATTATGAAAACACACAATCCCAAAATAGTTACCGCGACTCAGGCTGAACATGTACCAATTCTGGCCTTTTTAGGTAAGTAGTCATTAGTAGTTATTTTTATACCAGAAAATACCCTGGTCTTGAGATCCTTCATCTTTATCCACATAGATGCACTCCTTAAAATCCCTCCATATTGCTTTGTAAAATGGAGTTTCATCAAATTGGTAGTATTCTCCTAGTAATGGCTTGACAGCTTCGGTTGCCTCCATTGCATGATAATGTGGCATAGTCGAAAATAAATGATGCACAACGTGCGTATCTGCAATATTGTGGAAGACCTTATTTAGCACGCCATAGTCTCTGTCTACCGTAGCTAGAGCTCCTCTTAGCCAATCCCACTCGGATGAATCATAATGTGGCAATGAAGGGTGAGTATGGTGTAATAAAGTGATTAACACTATGAAGCCATTCACAATTAGGAGGGGCACCCCATAGATGCATACAAGCCAAGTCAGCCCTTGTGTTAGTGCAACGCGATACAATACATAAATAGTTGAAATCACACCAGCATCTGAGAGGTAGATTTGTAGCCTCTCACGATTATTATAAATCGGGCTATATGGATCATAATGACTTGCAAAGCGATCATAAGGTCTACCAGCTATATTGATGGCATAGTACAAAGGCAAGCCAGCAGTGAGGGTAAAGGCAAGTATGAATAATCGTCCCAGTGGATTATTCACGTATAATTTGGTGTACCATCTTAGTTTGGCTTTAAGCTTAGGCACATGGTTTTCATCATGCTCAAGGGAATTAGTGTTGGAGTGGTGACGACGATGGCTATATTTCCATGAGAAGTATGGTGTTAAAAGAGCTGAGTGGAGAATAAAACCGACTGTGTCATTTATCCATTGGTAATCACTAAAGGCCTGATGGCCACATTCATGGGCAATGACCCATATTCCAGTGCAAACACAACCTTGAACCACCCAGTAAATAGGCCATGCTAAGTAATGGTACGGGGATGGAAGGACGTGGAAGTAAGTGGTGGCAGTGTAGTAAAAGATGGAGACAAGTATGAGATCATGAACAAGATAGGAGAATGAGTGAACGAGAGATCGGTGAAAGCAGTGAGGAGGGATGGCCTTCTTGATATCACCAATTGTAAAAGGAGGTTTTGAAATTGGCACTCTTTGAAGAGGatctttcttttgttcatttttaGTTGTTGGAGCAGACATATTACCACCAGCTCCCATTTTTGTTCTCCTGCTACTTCAATCCTGAATCTGCAATAATTAAATTTGCTTCAAATCATGGTTCATCTAATGAAGTTATGATAAAATGGTATTTGATTAAAATGAACGACGCAGCACCTTTTTTCCATAAAAATTATTGAACATATCCAAATAATGCTTGTTAAGAGAGATAGTTTTTGGTTATAGAAAAAAGAAGATACTCTTTGTTGAAAAGAAGGAAATACCTGAAAGTTCAATAGAGACCTTCTTTTAGCCTTAATTGAAAGTTGGATATTTTACCCTCCCACTCTCTCTTTCTTATAGAAATAGGGAACTGAGAGGCTAATGATTTGGCCAACTCTCtttagtttattttaatttttttaatttataaccATCTAATATAAGAGGCAGACTTAGCATAGTGATTCCGTTCATTTGAACCCAATATTTTAGATATGAAGCATAAACTTATGTGTAAAAGTACAAATGATATATTTGAATCCATAATTTTCAAAATACAATCGGTATTTCAATGCTAAGGACCTTAAAGGTTGAACAACCTATAGAGTATAACTCTTGGACACGCCGATATACAAATCTCACTGGTCTGACTAGTTCAGATTTACTCGCGAAGCGCTCCCTACCAGCCATTTTATAGACGAACCCGTTATCTCTAACTAAGGATAAAGTAGTACCGTCCAATCGTATTATAACACCCTTCCATGATTGTTTTGGCCAACATTCTTCGTTCAAAAatggcttaatacccagatgaacccttaaacttggcatgttttgtaagatagacatataaacttataaggtgaccagatagacacttaaacttactcaaagtgtatttttcaagtttttcagttgttttgaaaacaaaaactatatttttcaaacactcacaattttcatggccaaacaagccctaaatatatcataaaatattttttttaaaatgcaaaaataaggcaaacgcatatacatgagactataaatgtgcacttaaaccaataaatactcgctaatcgcaattttgcagctttcaattaactcggatttttttttacacttgaataattaaaaaacaataactttaaccaataaaaatccttaaaaaaagaaatttcaaattaagaaatttcttttttttaaggattttcttctcggctttacagttttcttaatttgaaatttcttttacacttgaaatactgaacttagaaatttcttaatttgaaatttctttttttaaggatttttattggttaaagttattgttttttaattattcaagtgtaaaaaaaaaatccgagttaattgaaagctgcaaaattacgattagcgagtatttattggtttaagtgcacatttatagtctcatgtatatgcgtttcccttatttttgcattttaaaaaaaatattttgtgatatatttagggcttgtttggccatgaaaattgtgagtgtttgaaaaatatagtttttgttttcaaaacaactgaaaaacttgaaaaatacactttgagtaagtttaagtgtctatctggtcaccttataagtttatatgcctatcttacaaaacatgtcgagtttaagggtccatctaggtattaagccttcaAAAATTGTAGAGTTAGATccggaaaaaaaaatcaatatccTAATAGTGAAAAAAAGAGGCCATTTGCTTGGCGGCTATGGAATATTGTATTGCATGTCCATTGGCTTTAAGTTCCAGTTTTATCATTATTAAAACTTTGTTCATTTGTTTGATGTGTTAATAACCCCGTGCCGGAATGTTGTTTACTCGCTCTGTATTATTTTCTGAcgacattattttcttttagccaatttcaaaaagaattaatatttttctttgttttgtacTCCCTATGTAAATAGGATAAGCAGTAGTTCATTATCATGATCTATTCATTTATTCAGCATTTCCGCAAGGGAAATCGAATAATCAGACAACTGGCAAGTTTTGAATAATGAAATAACAGGAATCTTGGACAATAATGCATATAGCCTCTTTTGTTTATAAGTAGGAAATTAATTTTTATTCAGATTTAAATCTGCCAGTAATGAATCAGTAAACTTGTCCAAAATATTAACCTACCTTTCTCAGTTTCTGTATAGACTATAGAGAGAGAAATTGGGAGAGAGAAATCTCCAGCTTTCTGGTAAGGCTAACCAAAAAATTATCTTTATTTTCAAGCCTTTTGGATATGCTCATTCTTGTTTTATTTACTAACTAGTCAATAAATTCGCGCTTAGCGCGGTATATTAGTGAATTTAGGGATAATTCTTTTTTACAAATTTAAtcaaaattggaagataaaaatatttattattataCACAAAGTATATTAATATATAACCAAATCACAAATTTAAAAGTCATAATAAGAAATTTAAAATGCTTTTTCTTACTGTTTTTTCCAttgctttttttattttttatttttttggtatgCTTATCTAGCATTTCTAGAAAACCTGTTATTTCCCTCAACCCTCTTTTCTTTATTCCCCATTTTCATATTTCTCtgttattttcttcttctttgttttgttttctctGCCTTACCAAATAGAAACTTTACTCCTTCTTGTGCCTACAAAAGTACAAATCCACTCTAAATTTCTTCTCAGAATTTGCTAAAAGAAGAGAATTAAGTATGGAGATGCAAAGAGtccaaaaaaaaaggataaagtcataaaactcatTCTGGTGCATGTTGTACAAGATATACTTCTCTGAAATTTTTCTTAATTATCAAAtatttttacaagtccctaaATAGAAGGAAAAAGGTAGCAGGAAACATGAGTTTCTAAGAAAAAAACCTTTTCAAAAAGACTATCACATCTCTcatttgtttgtttttcttttaaattctttttcaCTACTTTACACTCTTGCCCGCCCCAAGAGGACTTACTTTTTCTCTTTATACGCAATATCGTTGAAAGGCAAAGAATAAAGCTCTACCTTGGCAACAAAGACATCTTTGAATGATATATACATCgcaatatttttggaaaaaaaaagctTGATCAAACATCCTATTGTACTGAAAAGTTCACGCTATACTGATTAAGTGCAAGTGTGAATTTGTCTGTGAATTTTGACTGTCTGTTTTTATTTTGTCAATATCGTCATCCACGCGTGACTTTATTTGAAGTtggttcccttttttttttttctttcatatgtCGGCGACCAATTGAAATTTCAGAACACTCAATTGTCAGCGAGACCGTGTGAGCCACACTATTCAGTATCAATATTTGGGGCCAAAATGAAAGTGTAATATATTCTATTGGCACTTCGCATAAAGACTCCCAGAATAATAAACACAATATTGGCCTTAAAATTGGATTAGTTGCTTCATAGGGATCCTAAGGGTTGTGTTGTCTATTACATTTAAGTAAGGGTTATGGAAGTGATATTGTTTGATCACTAACCAATATGACTTTTGCACTTCTCAAAATAAAATGAAGCAAAAAGTAAGAAGAAAAGCCAAATCTGTATCAGTAGTTTCTAATTGTGGTTAGTGGAAGTGATAAAAGGTAATCtgatgcactaagctcccgctgtGTTTGAAATTAGAAAAATGATTGAACACAAACATCTATTACACACAACCTTATCCTATATTTTGTAAAGATAAAATGTCAAGTTGAGAAAGATAATAGATGAACTTAGAAATATATACAAACTCAAGGCAAAAGTGAGTTTGGAGCCATAGCATATATCCAATTTTATACTTCTCTTCCCAATGTTTGTGCAAGATTTTTTGCCTGAAGATATAAGACAAAACAAATAGTGATAAAAAAAAAGTGACTTGAGCAATATAGATACTACGCTGCGTTCGTTGAATTAGATACATAGACAGATGTGGATTGGAGAAGAGGAGAGAATGGGGGTAATGTGACAATAGGAGAACCAATGAAAATATTTTAAGGTAAACAACTGTATCCAATCCCAAGTACGTGACTTTTGGAATTATAATACAGACAAACGGCTGTTACTTTAATTCCTCAATGAGAAAATAGGATGAAAAtccaaaaaaatcagaaaaaagataaatactaatATTAAATTTTTAGAGTGCCACGTCAGCGGGCCTTTGacctgcttttatatatatactaatgTATTagcccgcgcttcgcgcggtcataaaccacgaaaagtgaaaaatggtttagCTAGAAATCATAATAATATTAATACATAATCAGACCTTGTTAAGAAAGTTACATGGTACATCTATATATACAAAATTCAGACCCGGAACAACTAAAATTTTAAAATCATGAATAATTTTGCGGCACCGAGGGTAAATATGGTGATTattaagaaataataatagaCGATCTTAAAGAAACAATACTACTCCAAATATGAGATGAAAGAAATAACCTTCATAGAGATTACAACCAAGGACTCAGGTTGGAGTACTTGCTCGAAAGACAAACTCAACGGCAGAGGAATTATAGGTGATACTTTGTAATTGGATAAAGATTTAGTAGTCGATAGAGTAAGTAGTTATGCTCTTGGTATATAACCAAAAGAAACATTTCTTTGCCTTCCAATATTAGTTTTCTAACCAAAGTTTCAATCCAGACAATACCTTAGACGTGACAAATACATCCAGAAGATGTTTAAAGGATAAAGAACATCACCTTGAAAGATTAGAATGTAATATCATATCTGCTAGATTTTGAGGAAACTCCTGAGAGAAATTTATTCTTTAAAATTTTGTAGTAGATTTTCAAGTTCTTTTTAATTGTAAGAGTTAGAGTTTGTTCATCATCACAAATCCTCCATATGGATCAACATATTCCTGTGCATCACTTTTAATTATTACCATTAACGATGTTACATTTTTGAAATTTCGGCACCTTATTGAATACAACCTATCGGAAATTGCGTGACAGTGATGTTTCAATCATGCAATAATGTAATCCTCAATAAATATAAAAAGGGGGATTAATTTTACAAGATATTATTGGATGTACTGTGCAAACTCCTTACCTCTATCAAGGGATTTGATTGGATTCTACAAGATATTATTGGATGTACTGTGCAAACTTCTTACCTCTATCAAGGGATTTGGTTGGATTCTTCTTACCCATAAAATTGAATCTTGTTTCGATTCTGCCCCTCTTCTCAAGTTTGTGACGTCCTTCATCACCTGCTAACCAATAATAAATATTACTGTAGTACACAAAGACTCACATCTTCATACTTTACTTCCAAGCAAGACAACACAAGCACCAAGGATGTGGCCTGAATCTAGAGCTGCTTGTCGTTCCAATCCAGTTGCAACGAAGCAGTTCACGGAGCGCCATGAGAACTAATAATTACTAAACATGAAAATTATGGTTTGTCAAAGCCTTATGTGAAAGTAAGGGTCCCTAACATCTTAATACAACACCATTTGTTAACGTTCTTAATCATTCAACCTAAGGTCTATTGAACGGATGTGACAGTCCATGTCAAAGTTAAATTTTAAGAAACCGACCatctttgattttgattttgataaaagcaatcagaagaaaaaattgaaccaaatCGACAAATTTTATACCTAATttttatgatt
Coding sequences within it:
- the LOC132602717 gene encoding delta(12)-fatty-acid desaturase FAD2-like, which encodes MGAGGNMSAPTTKNEQKKDPLQRVPISKPPFTIGDIKKAIPPHCFHRSLVHSFSYLVHDLILVSIFYYTATTYFHVLPSPYHYLAWPIYWVVQGCVCTGIWVIAHECGHQAFSDYQWINDTVGFILHSALLTPYFSWKYSHRRHHSNTNSLEHDENHVPKLKAKLRWYTKLYVNNPLGRLFILAFTLTAGLPLYYAINIAGRPYDRFASHYDPYSPIYNNRERLQIYLSDAGVISTIYVLYRVALTQGLTWLVCIYGVPLLIVNGFIVLITLLHHTHPSLPHYDSSEWDWLRGALATVDRDYGVLNKVFHNIADTHVVHHLFSTMPHYHAMEATEAVKPLLGEYYQFDETPFYKAIWRDFKECIYVDKDEGSQDQGIFWYKNNY